A window of the Natronomonas salina genome harbors these coding sequences:
- a CDS encoding AAA family ATPase yields the protein MSPRNSVERIPGGVDSQIASINKILRYVDLESPLVEDLADWLEEEFPLEGDTRADRVIRFLVGINILAKTGERLSPGPEGGKWLAEGADAETYFGTLDSETVGFREILEELFRHEASAEELNVYLADNIGVDWDTAEQVTRRLHYLRSIGYVELEDGRYSLSEDGRNFIEGKTVRAQFQDPPDHTDIVDVFDQDNPPEIYLVTQDIGDFHENQILIPEDNQHDISARELSANVLFFHLVEDEFRGYSRQSEAATETTQNGTRYRRVPVDVVRFDDPVSMQEVIGELLHADSITRPDSYPFLATGLADVTIGELGSAAAKTILGSVDAGHTYSEAVPEYEFENPPTSDEIEDLYYPGDGVLAEIIGQMIQALTGGQHIVLVGPPGTGKSELAKQVAAKLTDSSVTMVTATADWSSFDTIGGYQPEGQSGLNFSPGVFLDRFQDDDGNPTNEWLIVDELNRANVDKAFGSLFSALADDSVTTSFKADDGKEIELVTKADVSGESIAAHRYCVPDTWRLIATMNTHDKMSLFDLSYAFIRRFAFIHVGAPSEADITNDAIEEYLTRWKIAIDADTAGEDTDAEGTAGETSPDGTESETEPTSNHQMPPDDLAGTLSDEWVEQLQQYWSQLQPHRALGPAVIEKVARTLCGEDVDLTRPTKMYVIPQLEDLPRQTQENAIDALLDPDADLQLKAEEIITFSEDYLGINRSDLQNTQA from the coding sequence ATGTCTCCACGCAACAGCGTCGAACGAATTCCGGGTGGCGTCGATAGCCAAATCGCGTCAATTAATAAGATCCTCCGGTATGTCGACTTGGAATCGCCACTCGTCGAGGACCTTGCCGACTGGCTTGAGGAGGAATTCCCCCTCGAAGGTGACACTCGAGCCGATCGCGTCATTCGGTTTCTCGTCGGAATCAATATCTTAGCCAAAACTGGGGAACGGCTTAGCCCCGGACCCGAGGGCGGGAAGTGGCTTGCTGAAGGTGCGGATGCGGAAACGTATTTCGGAACCCTTGACAGTGAGACTGTCGGCTTTCGTGAAATTCTCGAAGAGCTATTCCGTCATGAGGCGAGCGCTGAGGAACTCAATGTGTACCTTGCAGACAATATCGGTGTTGACTGGGACACAGCGGAGCAGGTGACGCGCCGGCTGCATTATCTCCGCTCAATTGGATACGTAGAACTTGAAGATGGTAGGTATTCGCTCAGTGAGGACGGCCGAAATTTCATCGAGGGGAAAACTGTCCGGGCACAGTTCCAAGACCCGCCGGACCATACCGATATTGTCGACGTTTTCGACCAAGACAATCCTCCCGAAATATATCTCGTAACCCAAGATATTGGAGATTTCCACGAGAACCAAATCCTCATTCCGGAAGACAACCAACATGATATTTCGGCACGGGAGCTATCGGCAAATGTGCTATTTTTCCACCTCGTGGAAGACGAGTTCCGTGGGTATTCACGCCAATCAGAAGCGGCGACCGAAACTACGCAAAACGGCACACGATATCGGCGCGTCCCCGTCGACGTCGTTCGGTTCGACGACCCCGTCAGTATGCAGGAAGTTATCGGTGAACTGTTGCACGCCGATTCAATAACCCGCCCTGACAGCTACCCGTTCTTAGCGACCGGCCTAGCAGACGTCACGATCGGCGAACTCGGTTCAGCCGCCGCAAAAACAATACTCGGCTCCGTCGACGCCGGTCACACATACTCAGAGGCAGTCCCGGAGTACGAATTCGAGAATCCCCCGACATCAGACGAGATTGAGGATCTCTATTACCCAGGGGATGGTGTCCTTGCAGAGATCATCGGGCAGATGATCCAAGCGCTCACTGGCGGTCAACATATCGTCTTAGTTGGGCCGCCTGGAACCGGGAAGAGTGAGCTGGCAAAGCAGGTAGCTGCCAAGCTCACCGATTCATCCGTGACGATGGTGACGGCAACCGCAGACTGGTCATCGTTCGATACGATTGGTGGGTATCAGCCTGAAGGCCAATCCGGGCTGAATTTCTCGCCAGGTGTCTTCCTTGATCGGTTCCAAGACGATGACGGGAACCCAACCAACGAGTGGCTAATCGTCGACGAATTGAACCGCGCCAACGTCGACAAAGCCTTCGGCTCGCTGTTTTCGGCGCTGGCTGACGATAGCGTCACTACGTCGTTCAAAGCCGACGATGGCAAGGAGATCGAGTTGGTCACCAAGGCGGATGTCTCGGGTGAGTCGATTGCTGCCCACCGCTATTGCGTCCCCGATACGTGGCGACTTATTGCGACGATGAATACCCATGACAAGATGTCGCTGTTCGATCTCAGTTACGCATTTATTCGTCGGTTTGCCTTCATACACGTTGGGGCACCGAGCGAAGCAGACATCACCAACGACGCTATCGAGGAATATCTGACTCGGTGGAAAATCGCGATCGACGCGGATACTGCCGGCGAGGACACCGACGCTGAAGGCACAGCTGGGGAGACGAGTCCGGACGGTACGGAATCGGAGACCGAGCCAACATCCAATCACCAGATGCCCCCGGACGACCTAGCTGGTACATTATCAGACGAGTGGGTCGAGCAACTCCAACAATACTGGTCACAACTGCAGCCCCACCGCGCGTTGGGGCCGGCCGTCATTGAGAAAGTCGCTCGCACGTTGTGTGGTGAGGATGTGGATTTGACCCGGCCCACGAAGATGTATGTCATACCTCAGCTCGAGGATCTGCCGCGCCAGACCCAAGAGAATGCGATTGACGCATTGCTTGACCCAGACGCGGATCTTCAGCTCAAGGCCGAGGAGATCATCACATTCTCGGAAGACTACTTGGGAATCAATCGTAGCGATCTCCAGAACACGCAGGCGTAA
- a CDS encoding ATP-binding protein, giving the protein MVTQDPEKIEQTSDLAQLSSFLAKQHDQYLEMLQEPIDNSVSATVKSEQYFRDPEPVNIQIDLERRPNTVRAIVADEGPGMDRDTIREIIFQTANEKASDGILNNMGAGLKASIAWCENSLRMAPGANFSTNGFHLLSRTGSDAPIQRVDGPISNEMSVYNSEDEELWAEGASELSIDSSGTRVHLTAARSDFDVDVARRSSSMQMKASYVALVLGIRFRRLLGAQADNSITITYRDIDGDEEVSSEDTIKVPPVDVAFIDAAESAPSDMADYDSFEEFEAAVADLEISEDAKYGYDTTTITDELGVTYNVSYEYGNIDLKAMGEAVDADERNFKVTTDGSDNFRYRYRISTNDAGVDVYANGRVLDTNEWPFDISRHQTLNRFNGVIRIEPASEEHEVPTNNEKTGIDKTSSLWEKLRKWLNDDSRRPQRTQYESGSDDDDDDPGSGDGGDTGDTNGGDDDTGTGDGGDDTGGEGNITGGDGNETDDDDDTGDDNGDDTTDSDDESGGDDDDGWDDDDETDDDEDEDESDQTDIEGLVDNLEASAKAGGSLQAETEIDGGEIDLIHNQADGPTNLYKIVHGQARPEDIYEMMMYQDHFKRSGDGDYGQTILLCTGLTDDAQSDYDSITRRTDDHDGLYEFVVVTPGTESEDRPWVTE; this is encoded by the coding sequence ATGGTAACGCAAGACCCTGAGAAGATTGAGCAAACCTCCGATTTAGCGCAACTCTCGAGTTTTCTCGCAAAACAGCACGATCAGTACTTGGAGATGCTCCAAGAGCCGATCGATAACTCGGTCTCCGCAACTGTAAAATCCGAGCAGTATTTCAGAGATCCAGAACCCGTCAATATCCAGATCGATTTAGAACGCCGTCCGAACACCGTCCGTGCGATTGTAGCCGATGAAGGTCCAGGAATGGATCGGGATACGATTCGCGAAATTATATTCCAGACTGCAAATGAGAAGGCGTCTGATGGCATTCTCAACAACATGGGTGCGGGGCTCAAAGCCAGTATTGCCTGGTGTGAAAACTCGCTCCGGATGGCTCCAGGAGCGAATTTCTCGACAAACGGGTTCCATCTGCTCTCCCGAACTGGTTCTGACGCGCCGATTCAGCGGGTTGATGGGCCGATTAGCAATGAGATGTCGGTCTACAACTCGGAGGATGAGGAGCTCTGGGCGGAAGGCGCTTCGGAACTCTCGATAGATTCTTCCGGGACTCGCGTGCATTTGACCGCCGCACGGTCGGATTTCGATGTCGATGTTGCTCGACGCTCATCGAGTATGCAGATGAAGGCCAGCTACGTTGCGCTGGTACTCGGCATTCGATTTCGGCGGCTGTTGGGTGCACAAGCGGACAACTCGATAACGATCACCTACCGAGATATCGACGGGGACGAAGAGGTTTCCTCCGAGGATACGATCAAAGTACCTCCAGTCGACGTTGCGTTCATAGACGCAGCCGAGTCTGCCCCCTCGGATATGGCCGACTACGATTCGTTCGAGGAATTCGAAGCCGCGGTTGCTGACTTAGAAATCTCCGAAGACGCGAAATATGGCTACGATACGACGACGATTACTGACGAACTCGGGGTCACGTACAACGTCTCCTATGAGTATGGGAATATTGATCTCAAGGCAATGGGTGAGGCGGTCGACGCCGATGAGCGCAACTTCAAGGTGACAACGGACGGGAGCGATAACTTCCGCTATCGCTATCGGATTTCGACGAACGATGCAGGGGTTGACGTATATGCAAACGGCCGAGTGTTAGACACAAATGAATGGCCGTTCGATATCAGCCGACATCAGACACTAAACCGATTCAATGGGGTGATCCGCATCGAACCTGCCTCCGAAGAGCATGAGGTACCGACGAATAACGAGAAGACAGGTATCGATAAGACATCGTCTCTGTGGGAGAAGTTGCGGAAATGGCTCAATGACGACTCTCGGAGGCCACAACGAACGCAATACGAGAGTGGTAGTGACGATGATGATGACGATCCAGGCAGTGGCGATGGCGGTGACACTGGTGACACGAACGGTGGCGACGATGACACGGGTACAGGTGATGGTGGCGACGACACGGGCGGTGAGGGTAATATCACTGGGGGGGACGGGAACGAGACAGACGATGATGACGATACAGGTGACGACAACGGCGACGACACAACCGATAGTGATGATGAATCCGGCGGTGACGACGATGACGGCTGGGATGACGACGACGAGACCGACGACGATGAGGATGAGGACGAATCTGACCAAACTGACATTGAAGGACTCGTTGACAACCTAGAAGCATCCGCAAAGGCGGGGGGCAGCCTCCAGGCGGAAACGGAGATCGATGGTGGCGAGATTGATCTCATCCATAATCAAGCGGATGGGCCGACAAACCTCTATAAGATCGTACATGGCCAGGCTCGCCCCGAAGACATTTACGAGATGATGATGTACCAAGACCACTTCAAAAGGTCTGGAGACGGAGACTATGGGCAGACTATCCTGCTCTGTACTGGTCTTACCGATGACGCACAGTCCGATTACGACAGTATTACACGCCGGACCGACGACCACGATGGCCTGTATGAATTTGTCGTCGTCACGCCGGGAACGGAGTCCGAGGATCGGCCGTGGGTGACAGAGTAG
- a CDS encoding MutH/Sau3AI family endonuclease: MELKGTPLRPTGDDEIVRPKERLVLSMVNYNDIAEADHWAEVPALRKKLNKTLIIWYIHGTGEDRADYPFIWWALGTDE; the protein is encoded by the coding sequence ATTGAACTAAAAGGGACCCCACTGCGGCCGACGGGGGATGATGAAATAGTCCGGCCGAAGGAGCGCCTGGTGCTGTCGATGGTGAATTACAACGATATCGCAGAGGCAGACCACTGGGCGGAGGTCCCTGCTTTACGAAAGAAGCTCAATAAGACGCTCATTATCTGGTATATTCATGGGACCGGTGAGGACCGAGCCGATTATCCCTTTATATGGTGGGCTTTAGGAACCGATGAATGA
- a CDS encoding DEAD/DEAH box helicase family protein, which translates to MDKGAGFREKDWPRVIETSDVDFAADFYDPLLSEAIEYKRGVGYFTTGWLESAARGIVGLAANAGTARWIASPILSEDDWEAIETGEAARSDPQLKEALRSSIESLAHELETDTRNAIAWMIADGLLELKFAIPDGKLHGQFHDKFGIARDKEGNRIAFHGSQNDSQNAFENYEAYTVDCDWVSDREAEAVGMHEARFDALWNNEKPNVTTFTLPETIANQLQQLRTTDQRPYPRPPSKKPEDDDEDEGITLRNYQQQAVDNWVENGRHGLFEMATGTGKTYTAIGAMRDLLDEYRARDDTLVVVITVPMTHLAKQWADSLADFGYNSPRLLYGSYDTEWKGKLSTLLDDVELGFSEQEIIITTHATGSHEFFRERLKQLDCDALVIADEVHNLGAEHQRKGLVPQFDYRLGLSATPERFYDEEGTDFLFRYFDETVFEFTLKDAIPEYLTPYEYYPRVVEMDEEELERYRSISRKIARLSNSESPDIEETRERLLNKRANILKSARRKYDELEAILDEIEIDHLLVYTNYEQIDEVQERMADRGIVQHRFTAEENDEERQQLLNAFADGSYEALVAMKCLDEGVDVPSTRQAILMANSRNPKEFVQRRGRVLRQHPESGKEKAIIYDMVVVPTTDPDADLVASEKGILERELDRFEEFAATALNEDRARLALQDLRREFGV; encoded by the coding sequence ATGGATAAGGGAGCCGGGTTTCGTGAAAAAGATTGGCCCAGAGTCATTGAGACATCTGATGTCGATTTTGCGGCTGACTTCTACGACCCACTACTCAGCGAGGCCATCGAGTACAAACGAGGGGTTGGCTATTTCACCACTGGCTGGCTTGAAAGTGCGGCACGCGGCATTGTCGGGCTCGCAGCAAATGCAGGTACAGCTAGATGGATTGCCAGCCCAATTCTGTCTGAAGACGACTGGGAGGCCATTGAAACTGGAGAGGCCGCCCGGTCGGATCCACAGCTGAAAGAAGCGCTGAGGTCGTCGATTGAATCGTTAGCGCACGAATTGGAAACGGACACTCGCAACGCCATAGCATGGATGATTGCGGATGGCCTATTGGAACTCAAATTCGCCATACCAGACGGAAAACTCCACGGGCAGTTCCACGATAAGTTTGGCATTGCTCGTGACAAGGAGGGCAATCGGATTGCTTTTCATGGTTCACAGAATGATAGCCAGAACGCGTTTGAGAATTATGAGGCCTACACTGTCGACTGCGATTGGGTGAGCGATCGAGAGGCCGAGGCAGTCGGTATGCACGAGGCTCGGTTCGATGCACTCTGGAACAACGAGAAGCCGAACGTGACAACGTTCACACTGCCAGAGACGATTGCCAACCAGCTCCAACAATTACGTACCACTGACCAACGGCCGTATCCAAGACCTCCCAGCAAAAAGCCAGAGGATGACGACGAAGACGAGGGGATAACACTCCGAAACTATCAGCAGCAAGCTGTCGATAACTGGGTCGAAAACGGTCGCCACGGGCTCTTCGAGATGGCGACGGGGACAGGAAAGACGTACACGGCAATCGGAGCAATGCGGGACTTACTGGATGAATACAGGGCGCGCGACGACACACTCGTCGTGGTCATCACTGTCCCGATGACACACCTGGCCAAGCAGTGGGCAGATAGTCTGGCTGACTTCGGCTATAACTCACCGAGACTCCTATATGGGTCATACGACACAGAGTGGAAGGGGAAACTGTCGACGCTGCTCGATGACGTAGAATTGGGCTTCAGTGAACAGGAGATAATCATCACAACCCACGCGACAGGCTCTCACGAGTTCTTCCGCGAGCGACTGAAGCAGTTGGACTGCGACGCACTCGTCATCGCGGATGAAGTGCACAACCTCGGGGCTGAACACCAGCGGAAAGGGCTTGTACCGCAATTCGATTATCGACTAGGGTTGTCAGCCACACCGGAGCGATTCTACGACGAAGAGGGGACAGATTTCCTGTTTCGCTACTTCGACGAGACCGTCTTTGAGTTCACTCTCAAAGACGCCATCCCGGAATATCTCACACCCTACGAGTATTATCCGAGGGTCGTCGAGATGGATGAAGAGGAACTCGAACGATACCGGAGTATTTCGCGGAAGATTGCTCGGCTCAGTAACAGCGAGAGTCCTGATATTGAGGAAACCCGCGAACGGTTACTCAACAAGCGTGCGAATATCCTCAAAAGTGCTCGCCGGAAATATGACGAATTAGAGGCGATTCTCGATGAAATAGAGATTGACCACCTGCTCGTGTACACGAACTACGAGCAGATCGACGAAGTTCAAGAGCGAATGGCCGACCGTGGAATTGTCCAACATCGGTTCACCGCAGAAGAGAACGATGAAGAGCGACAACAACTCCTGAATGCGTTTGCGGATGGCAGCTATGAGGCACTTGTTGCTATGAAGTGCCTCGATGAGGGAGTCGACGTACCTTCTACTCGACAGGCAATCCTCATGGCCAACAGTCGGAATCCAAAGGAATTCGTCCAGCGACGGGGGCGCGTCCTTCGGCAGCACCCAGAGAGTGGAAAAGAGAAAGCGATTATTTACGATATGGTCGTTGTCCCAACCACGGATCCGGACGCCGACCTTGTTGCCTCAGAAAAAGGAATCCTGGAGCGTGAGCTCGACAGATTCGAAGAGTTCGCTGCGACCGCTCTCAATGAAGATAGAGCCAGGTTGGCACTACAGGATTTACGCCGCGAATTTGGAGTGTAG
- a CDS encoding AAA family ATPase translates to MELLSLEINDFRQYKGTQTIDLQTSDKKNLNIIEGQNGAGKSNILNAITLCFYGRELHQEARGDDVEQLPMLTEDKLDELSTGQAASGHVKIEMGDGKPEYIFKRDFTTYKVGTSFNDDIGDLQLQRRSNNQYTIVENPNRTLTQILPSRVKDYFLFDGEALTDFFSEGYKTRVEDAIVDVSHIGLLNVSIEHLETVKGEIRRKASNLEGRPKEIQEEIDSIKADLDRLRTEKAEKKQTIEEYESQIAKIKEKLRGAANDRARQLVEQRESLEEEIEDLKEDREEQRTEARKLLNEAGPSIFSMSALDYTQKQLAEMEEKGQLPPKIRESFIDELLDEGTCICGRNLEEGSDDEARAHLNEMLETVSEVSTDNLEGKFQIPNIIKDGNEAASSLRDKRRTIRDLADQIDKADRELDEVKAELEGFDVPDEVDVSELSKQQDKLEQQKDELVGEVGRLKGEIDSKESTLDSKEKEFRKEAEKQGRHEDILSQVDFADGALEEMEEIRRTILERIRSNTEENLNQYFNELIWKNETYDIVLTDDYGIEISGPDSTDNRIGALSAGESQVLALSFMAALSDISGFQAPIVIDTPLGRISSENRKLIAQNLPDYLEDTQITFLMTDTEYDDDVRNRMKHRVANEYLLDFDGGTTEVKPRG, encoded by the coding sequence ATGGAATTACTCTCACTTGAAATAAATGACTTCCGACAGTATAAGGGAACCCAAACAATTGACCTGCAGACATCAGATAAAAAGAACCTCAATATCATCGAGGGTCAAAACGGAGCCGGGAAGTCGAATATTCTAAACGCGATTACACTCTGTTTCTATGGACGCGAGCTTCATCAAGAAGCCCGGGGCGATGATGTCGAGCAGCTTCCCATGCTCACGGAAGACAAGTTGGATGAGCTCTCTACAGGTCAAGCAGCGAGTGGGCATGTCAAGATTGAGATGGGCGATGGGAAGCCCGAATATATTTTTAAGCGAGACTTTACCACATACAAAGTTGGGACGTCCTTCAACGACGATATTGGAGACCTTCAGCTCCAGCGTCGCTCCAATAATCAGTACACTATCGTAGAGAATCCCAATCGAACGCTCACACAGATCTTGCCTTCACGGGTGAAGGATTACTTTCTCTTCGACGGCGAAGCGCTGACAGACTTCTTCAGCGAGGGATACAAAACCCGAGTAGAGGATGCAATCGTCGATGTCTCGCACATCGGCCTGCTAAACGTTTCGATAGAGCACCTTGAGACGGTCAAAGGAGAGATTCGACGCAAAGCGAGTAATCTCGAAGGGCGTCCCAAAGAGATTCAAGAAGAGATAGATTCAATCAAAGCCGACTTAGACCGGCTTCGCACCGAGAAGGCAGAAAAAAAGCAAACTATCGAGGAATACGAATCTCAGATCGCGAAGATTAAAGAGAAGCTCCGAGGCGCGGCGAATGACCGGGCTCGCCAACTCGTTGAGCAACGAGAGTCACTCGAAGAAGAGATTGAGGATCTGAAGGAGGACAGAGAGGAGCAACGCACAGAGGCCCGAAAGTTGCTCAATGAAGCTGGCCCCAGCATTTTCTCGATGTCGGCGCTGGATTACACACAAAAACAGCTTGCCGAGATGGAGGAAAAAGGCCAGCTCCCGCCCAAAATCCGGGAAAGCTTTATTGATGAACTATTGGATGAAGGCACCTGCATCTGCGGCCGAAATCTCGAAGAGGGGAGTGACGACGAGGCACGTGCCCACCTGAATGAGATGCTAGAAACGGTGTCGGAAGTCTCCACAGACAATCTGGAAGGCAAATTCCAGATTCCTAATATAATCAAGGACGGTAATGAGGCAGCCAGCAGCTTGCGCGATAAGCGCCGCACGATTCGTGACCTGGCGGACCAGATAGACAAAGCAGACCGTGAGCTTGACGAAGTCAAAGCCGAGCTAGAAGGTTTTGATGTACCCGATGAAGTCGATGTCAGTGAGCTCTCCAAACAACAGGACAAATTAGAGCAACAGAAGGATGAACTGGTCGGGGAAGTGGGACGTCTCAAGGGCGAAATCGATTCTAAAGAAAGCACGTTAGATTCCAAAGAAAAGGAGTTCCGCAAAGAGGCTGAAAAGCAGGGCCGCCACGAGGACATCCTTAGCCAGGTTGACTTCGCTGACGGTGCACTCGAGGAGATGGAAGAGATTCGCCGGACAATCCTAGAGCGTATCCGGTCAAACACCGAAGAGAATCTCAACCAATACTTCAACGAGCTCATCTGGAAGAACGAGACTTACGATATTGTCCTAACTGATGACTATGGCATCGAGATCAGTGGCCCAGATAGCACTGATAACCGGATTGGGGCACTTTCAGCAGGGGAAAGCCAAGTACTTGCTCTCTCATTCATGGCGGCACTTTCGGATATCAGTGGCTTTCAAGCGCCGATCGTTATCGACACCCCACTCGGCCGTATCTCAAGCGAGAACCGGAAGCTCATTGCTCAAAATCTTCCCGACTATCTGGAAGACACGCAGATCACGTTCCTCATGACAGACACCGAATATGATGATGATGTTCGCAATCGGATGAAACACAGGGTGGCCAACGAGTACCTACTTGATTTCGACGGTGGGACAACGGAGGTGAAGCCCCGTGGGTGA